One region of Halomicrobium sp. LC1Hm genomic DNA includes:
- a CDS encoding glutathione S-transferase N-terminal domain-containing protein, protein MTNLELYELEGCPYCAKVIDKLDELDLDYESHMVPRSHDERTEVEEVSGQTGVPVLVDPDNGVDGMSESDDIVEYLEETYGGAA, encoded by the coding sequence ATGACGAACCTCGAACTGTACGAGCTGGAAGGCTGCCCCTATTGCGCGAAAGTGATCGACAAACTCGACGAACTCGATCTCGACTACGAGTCACACATGGTCCCGCGCTCTCACGACGAGCGCACCGAGGTCGAGGAGGTCTCGGGCCAGACCGGCGTCCCGGTCCTGGTCGACCCCGACAACGGCGTCGATGGGATGTCCGAGTCCGATGACATCGTCGAGTACTTAGAAGAGACGTACGGCGGCGCAGCGTAA
- a CDS encoding succinylglutamate desuccinylase/aspartoacylase family protein, producing the protein MVTLGTATAQPGETDTGRLAVGETRDGSEVGLPVAVVNGADDGETLYLQAASDGDELNGVGVVQRVVPRLDPAEISGTILVVGIVNYHAFQVAEHRNPIDDTKMNRAYPGNDEGTSSERIAAATFDAATRADLVVDLHQGSTSQMIDECRVRCGARHRLHDECLELAKVFGCGYILDQKGPDGQLARAAPDEGVPTIDPELGGCVGWDEQSIQRGVEGVYNVLRYYGFLAESHSVEAQTRARGFDQYGSPAGGLVDFQKQLGDRVTRGDTLYTITDVFGQQKDVVTARSSGIFWRARRLPQVATGEYVCSVGTDIDSV; encoded by the coding sequence ATGGTTACCCTCGGGACGGCGACGGCCCAGCCGGGCGAGACGGACACGGGACGGCTGGCAGTCGGCGAAACACGGGACGGAAGCGAGGTCGGGCTGCCGGTCGCCGTCGTCAACGGGGCCGACGACGGCGAGACGCTGTACCTCCAGGCCGCGAGCGACGGCGACGAACTCAACGGCGTCGGCGTCGTCCAGCGGGTCGTCCCACGGCTCGATCCCGCCGAGATCTCCGGAACGATTCTGGTCGTCGGGATCGTCAACTACCACGCCTTCCAGGTGGCAGAGCACCGGAACCCGATCGACGACACGAAGATGAACCGGGCGTACCCGGGCAACGACGAGGGCACGTCCTCGGAGCGGATCGCCGCGGCGACGTTCGACGCCGCCACGCGGGCTGATCTCGTGGTCGATCTCCACCAGGGGTCGACCTCGCAGATGATCGACGAGTGTCGCGTCCGCTGTGGCGCTCGCCACCGCCTCCACGACGAGTGTCTCGAACTGGCGAAGGTGTTTGGCTGTGGGTACATCCTCGACCAGAAGGGCCCGGACGGCCAGCTCGCGCGGGCCGCACCGGACGAGGGCGTGCCGACGATCGATCCCGAGCTGGGCGGCTGTGTCGGCTGGGACGAGCAGTCGATCCAGCGTGGCGTCGAGGGCGTGTACAACGTGTTGCGGTACTACGGGTTCCTCGCAGAGTCGCACAGCGTCGAGGCCCAGACTCGCGCCCGAGGGTTCGACCAGTACGGTTCCCCGGCGGGCGGTCTCGTCGACTTCCAGAAACAGCTCGGCGACCGTGTCACACGCGGCGACACGCTGTACACGATCACCGACGTGTTCGGCCAGCAGAAAGACGTGGTTACTGCCCGCTCCAGCGGGATCTTCTGGCGGGCTCGACGCCTCCCCCAGGTCGCGACCGGCGAGTACGTCTGTTCGGTCGGGACCGACATCGACTCGGTGTAG
- a CDS encoding potassium channel family protein, whose protein sequence is MSTEVAYEPVSVKAVLAEMKDTAELLIDLSYSAVLLGSDEVAAEVLELEEQMDVLQLRARMSLLMAARNTEDAEALAPVLGMVGAAEKISDAAGDIAKVVLEDIGLPEAMRATLPEAVETIVRATVAPGSRLADETLGDLNLETETGVRAIAVRRAGDWLLNPDAETTVAAGDVVLFRGPDDGIGEVYRDATGEGYEPPAPPESDIEDLERAVDSIVLMKDMGELAVDLAYGAVLFDDTDLAEEVVELEAEVDALQSRFEAWTLQAAGRHDDPISLRGLVHLARATEVISDAALEISEGVLRGLSTHPVVAEAVRESDEVIVSVPVAADSALDGTTIGRRQVKTETGMRIIAVRHAGASDRTGREGGDWEVSPGPETTLAAGDVLIAKGTRSGAERFEGLAGD, encoded by the coding sequence ATGTCGACCGAGGTGGCCTACGAGCCGGTCAGCGTCAAGGCGGTGCTGGCCGAGATGAAAGACACCGCCGAGCTGTTGATCGATCTCTCGTACTCGGCGGTGTTGCTGGGCAGCGACGAGGTCGCCGCGGAAGTGCTCGAACTCGAAGAGCAGATGGACGTGTTGCAGTTGCGCGCCCGCATGAGTCTGCTCATGGCCGCCCGGAACACGGAAGACGCCGAGGCGCTGGCCCCCGTGCTGGGAATGGTCGGGGCCGCAGAGAAGATCTCCGACGCGGCCGGCGACATCGCCAAGGTCGTGCTCGAAGACATCGGTCTGCCGGAGGCGATGCGGGCCACGCTCCCGGAGGCCGTCGAGACGATCGTCCGTGCGACCGTCGCGCCGGGGTCGCGACTCGCCGACGAGACGCTTGGCGATCTCAACCTCGAAACCGAGACCGGCGTCCGCGCCATCGCGGTCCGGCGGGCCGGCGACTGGCTCCTCAACCCCGACGCCGAGACGACCGTCGCGGCCGGCGACGTGGTGCTCTTTCGGGGCCCGGACGACGGGATCGGCGAGGTGTATCGGGACGCGACCGGCGAGGGCTACGAGCCACCGGCACCGCCCGAGAGCGACATCGAGGACCTAGAGCGGGCCGTCGACTCGATCGTGCTGATGAAAGACATGGGCGAGCTGGCCGTCGATCTGGCCTACGGCGCGGTGCTGTTCGACGACACGGATCTGGCCGAGGAGGTCGTCGAACTCGAAGCCGAGGTCGACGCCCTCCAGTCCCGGTTCGAGGCCTGGACGCTCCAGGCGGCCGGTCGCCACGACGACCCGATCTCGCTGCGCGGGCTGGTCCACCTGGCTCGGGCGACGGAGGTGATCTCCGACGCCGCACTGGAGATCAGCGAAGGCGTCTTGCGGGGCCTCTCGACACACCCCGTCGTCGCCGAGGCGGTCCGGGAGTCCGACGAGGTGATCGTCAGCGTCCCGGTCGCGGCCGACAGTGCCCTCGACGGCACCACCATCGGACGACGCCAGGTCAAGACGGAGACGGGCATGCGGATCATCGCCGTCCGTCACGCTGGCGCGAGCGATCGGACCGGACGCGAGGGAGGCGACTGGGAGGTGTCTCCGGGGCCGGAGACGACGCTGGCAGCCGGCGACGTACTGATCGCGAAGGGCACGCGCAGTGGGGCCGAGCGGTTCGAGGGGCTGGCCGGCGACTAG
- a CDS encoding pyridoxal-phosphate dependent enzyme, with translation MYHCEACGREYGPDGPWRCACGHALDYAERSLPDADDPPDPRTLDRDRGLWSFEAFLPVDRRVSLGEGWTPLIDDAVFDAQLKLDSVFPTGSFKDRGATVTLSQADALGVERVVEDSSGNAGLAIATYAARAGIDAEIYVPADAKPTKLRKIERTGADVVRIEGTRGDVTDACHDALDEADAWYASHAWQPAFFAGTATWALEVAAQRNWTVPDAVVVPVGHGTLLLGAYRGFRALRAAGWTERVPRLLGAQASGYAPIAAGQPASDGGTDDANEVADGIQIHRPARGDQLLDALAATGGTAVAVDAAATERAHDRLARAGYQVEPTCATAVAGLERFRAAGTVTADEDVVVVLSGQNY, from the coding sequence ATGTACCACTGCGAAGCCTGTGGTCGCGAGTACGGACCCGACGGCCCCTGGCGCTGTGCCTGTGGCCACGCTTTGGACTACGCCGAGCGATCGCTGCCCGACGCCGACGACCCGCCGGACCCGAGGACGCTGGACCGTGATCGTGGGCTCTGGAGTTTCGAAGCGTTCCTCCCAGTTGACCGCCGCGTCTCGCTTGGAGAGGGGTGGACGCCGCTGATCGACGACGCGGTATTCGACGCCCAGCTCAAGCTCGACTCCGTCTTTCCGACGGGGAGCTTCAAGGATCGCGGGGCGACGGTCACGCTCTCCCAGGCCGACGCGCTGGGCGTCGAGCGGGTGGTCGAAGACTCCTCTGGCAACGCGGGGCTGGCGATCGCGACCTACGCGGCGCGGGCGGGGATCGACGCCGAGATCTACGTCCCGGCCGACGCCAAGCCGACGAAGCTCCGGAAGATCGAGCGGACCGGCGCGGACGTGGTCCGGATCGAGGGCACTCGCGGGGACGTGACCGACGCCTGCCACGACGCCCTCGACGAGGCGGACGCCTGGTACGCCAGCCACGCCTGGCAGCCCGCCTTCTTCGCCGGGACGGCCACCTGGGCACTGGAGGTGGCGGCCCAGCGAAACTGGACGGTGCCCGACGCGGTCGTCGTCCCCGTCGGCCACGGGACGCTGCTGCTCGGGGCCTATCGCGGCTTCCGGGCGCTGCGAGCGGCCGGCTGGACCGAGCGGGTGCCACGCCTGCTTGGCGCACAGGCCAGTGGCTACGCGCCGATCGCCGCCGGCCAGCCGGCCAGTGACGGCGGGACCGACGACGCCAACGAGGTCGCCGACGGCATCCAGATCCACAGACCGGCACGGGGCGACCAGCTGCTTGACGCTCTCGCCGCGACCGGCGGCACCGCCGTCGCCGTCGACGCCGCAGCTACCGAGCGAGCCCACGACCGCCTCGCACGGGCCGGGTATCAGGTCGAGCCGACCTGCGCGACCGCGGTGGCCGGGCTAGAGCGGTTTCGAGCGGCGGGGACGGTCACGGCCGACGAGGACGTGGTGGTCGTCCTGTCGGGTCAGAATTACTAG
- a CDS encoding glycoside hydrolase family 9 protein, translating into MEILVNQLGYETDGPKRAVCRATERRDLDRFVLHDGDSVVFEGTPEFVGGVADWGEWVFWTLDFSSLSDPGEYTLRAGEAHSRRFEIAEDLHKETLLSDLLYYCKTQRASGEYDRADRSVPFVGDREGTVDVHGGWYDASGDMSKYLSHLSYANYFNPQQVPIVAWGLADGRDRLHDGDHRLGGELDARLREEIHHGADFLVRMQDDAGYFYMTVFDQWSKDVDRREICAYETEEGHKTTDYEAGYRQGGGVAIAALARASQVEGPGAFDRETYREAAIEGFDHLQAHNTAYLDDGTENVIDDYCALLAATELAAATDDERFRTAARERAQSLLDRQTSDDRYDGWWRADDDDRPFYHASDEGLPIVALLRYREVDADGPLDDAVANAIERFWTFQTTIGDEVTNPFDYPRQYARPVDEDEPRASFFMPHENETGYWWQGENARIASLATAAARSRAQLDAELGERLDQFVQAQLDWILGSNPFGVCMVHGVGAPEPTYHRQFRNVPGGVQNGITAGFENEADIAYCPEPWGDDHAHRWRWAEQWIPHSAWLFLAVSSL; encoded by the coding sequence ATGGAGATTCTGGTCAACCAACTCGGTTACGAGACCGATGGTCCGAAACGAGCGGTCTGTCGCGCGACGGAGCGCCGCGACCTCGATCGTTTCGTGTTGCACGACGGGGACAGCGTCGTCTTCGAGGGGACGCCGGAGTTCGTCGGCGGCGTCGCCGACTGGGGAGAGTGGGTCTTCTGGACGCTCGATTTCTCCTCGCTCTCCGACCCCGGCGAGTACACGCTCCGGGCCGGCGAGGCCCACTCGCGGCGCTTCGAGATCGCCGAAGACCTCCACAAGGAGACGCTCCTGTCCGACCTGCTGTACTACTGCAAGACCCAGCGTGCCAGCGGCGAGTACGACCGGGCCGACCGGTCGGTGCCGTTCGTGGGCGACCGCGAGGGGACCGTCGACGTACACGGCGGCTGGTACGACGCCTCGGGCGACATGAGCAAGTATCTGAGTCACCTCAGCTACGCCAACTACTTCAACCCACAGCAGGTTCCGATCGTCGCCTGGGGACTCGCAGACGGGCGAGACAGGCTACACGACGGCGACCACAGGCTGGGCGGGGAACTCGACGCGCGACTGCGCGAGGAGATCCACCACGGCGCGGACTTCCTCGTCCGGATGCAAGACGACGCGGGCTACTTCTACATGACCGTCTTCGACCAGTGGTCCAAGGACGTAGACCGGCGGGAGATCTGTGCCTACGAGACCGAGGAGGGACACAAGACGACCGACTACGAGGCCGGATACCGCCAGGGCGGGGGCGTCGCGATTGCCGCGCTGGCTCGCGCCAGCCAGGTCGAGGGACCGGGCGCGTTCGACCGAGAGACCTACCGCGAGGCCGCGATTGAGGGGTTCGACCACCTGCAGGCCCACAACACGGCGTACCTCGACGACGGGACCGAGAACGTCATCGACGACTACTGCGCGTTGCTCGCCGCCACGGAGCTTGCCGCCGCCACGGACGACGAGCGGTTCCGGACGGCCGCCAGAGAGCGCGCCCAGTCGCTGCTCGACCGCCAGACGAGCGACGATCGCTACGACGGGTGGTGGCGTGCGGACGACGACGACCGCCCCTTCTATCACGCGTCCGACGAGGGGCTGCCGATCGTCGCACTGTTGCGCTACCGGGAGGTCGACGCCGACGGGCCGCTGGACGACGCCGTCGCGAACGCGATCGAGCGCTTCTGGACGTTCCAGACGACGATCGGCGACGAGGTCACCAACCCCTTCGACTACCCGCGCCAGTACGCCAGACCGGTCGACGAGGACGAACCGCGCGCGTCGTTCTTCATGCCCCACGAGAACGAGACCGGCTACTGGTGGCAGGGCGAGAACGCCCGGATCGCATCGCTGGCGACCGCTGCCGCGCGGTCGCGGGCACAGCTCGACGCGGAGCTGGGCGAGCGCCTCGATCAGTTCGTCCAGGCGCAACTGGACTGGATCCTCGGGTCGAACCCCTTCGGCGTCTGCATGGTCCACGGCGTCGGCGCGCCGGAACCGACCTACCACCGCCAGTTTCGCAACGTCCCCGGCGGCGTCCAGAACGGTATCACCGCCGGCTTCGAGAACGAGGCCGACATCGCCTACTGTCCCGAGCCCTGGGGCGACGACCACGCGCACCGCTGGCGCTGGGCCGAGCAGTGGATTCCCCACTCGGCCTGGCTGTTCCTGGCGGTCAGCTCGCTGTAG
- a CDS encoding transcriptional regulator: MSRSALVENVTAMLEDAGFLVSDRCAIRPKSFDVAARRGEDVLLVKILGNIDAFDAMTGAEMRRLGTYLNATPMVVGLRTRDEELKPGVVYFRHGVPVLSPDTAMDLFVEEVPPLIYAAPGGLYVNIDSEVLADAREDRDWSLGRLAKELGVSRRTVSKYEDGMDASVDVAAELEELFDAPLTSPVSVLEGAEAVREEDDTPDDPDIDPADESLVTVFTRIGFEVHPTDRAPFKTVSENEHERQQVLTGRSEFTKTAEKRARIMSSVGEVTRTRSIYVVDELKRESVDGTAIIEESEMEAIDDADDLRDLIMERGDDPEEVA, encoded by the coding sequence ATGTCACGGTCGGCACTGGTCGAGAACGTCACGGCGATGCTGGAAGACGCTGGCTTCCTCGTCAGCGACCGGTGTGCGATTCGGCCGAAGAGCTTCGACGTTGCAGCGCGGCGCGGGGAGGACGTGTTGCTGGTGAAGATCCTGGGCAACATCGACGCGTTCGACGCCATGACCGGCGCGGAGATGCGACGCCTGGGGACCTACCTGAACGCGACGCCGATGGTCGTCGGCCTCCGGACCCGCGACGAGGAACTCAAACCCGGCGTCGTCTACTTCAGGCACGGCGTCCCAGTGCTGTCGCCGGACACGGCGATGGACCTGTTCGTCGAGGAGGTCCCGCCGCTGATCTACGCCGCGCCGGGCGGGCTGTACGTCAACATCGACAGCGAGGTCCTCGCGGACGCCCGCGAGGACCGGGACTGGTCGCTGGGGCGACTCGCCAAAGAACTGGGTGTCTCCCGACGGACCGTCTCGAAGTACGAGGACGGGATGGACGCCTCCGTCGACGTGGCCGCCGAGCTCGAAGAGCTGTTCGACGCGCCGCTCACGTCGCCGGTCAGCGTCCTCGAGGGAGCCGAAGCCGTCCGAGAGGAGGACGACACCCCCGACGACCCGGACATCGATCCGGCCGACGAGTCGCTCGTGACCGTCTTTACCCGAATCGGCTTCGAGGTCCACCCGACGGACCGAGCGCCGTTCAAGACCGTCTCCGAGAACGAGCACGAGCGCCAGCAGGTCCTGACCGGTCGCTCGGAGTTCACCAAGACCGCCGAGAAGCGCGCCCGGATCATGTCCTCGGTCGGCGAGGTCACCCGGACCCGCTCGATTTACGTGGTCGACGAACTCAAACGGGAGTCCGTCGACGGCACCGCCATCATCGAGGAAAGCGAGATGGAGGCCATCGACGACGCCGACGACCTGCGAGACCTGATCATGGAACGGGGCGACGATCCCGAAGAAGTCGCCTGA
- a CDS encoding tRNA(Ile)(2)-agmatinylcytidine synthase has product MTVIGLDDTDSRTEGMCTTFAATRLAERIEAAGGSVQRTLLVRLDPAVEHKTRGNAALAVHCDVAADRALDLGADALAMAADDPRTNPGLVVADCDPAAVPEAAADHAEAAVHELLDVETARRRIADAGFESTAVGNGRGLIGALAAVGAWRAFEDWTYEHIAYRERDRWGTERSVDADSVFAAADRHYPTVWDTVDHASGYPVCVPRTPCPILYGIRGDDPEACRSVAGAIDGEPVARTRTFVTNQGTDAHLRSAPLDALTDGSAYRTDGTVVEPPETREGGHVFLTLADGDATIECAAFEPTKRFRDRVRALHSGDVLTVCGEVGDGTLKLEKFALRDPVQTELVTPECPACGRSMSSAGRDQGYRCRDCDTHRDGKVERSLARAIEPGWYEVPPVARRHVAKPLVRGGFDGPCHPER; this is encoded by the coding sequence GTGACGGTCATCGGCCTCGACGACACCGACTCCCGCACCGAGGGGATGTGTACGACGTTCGCAGCCACGCGGCTAGCAGAGCGCATCGAGGCCGCGGGCGGGTCGGTCCAGCGGACGCTCTTGGTCCGACTCGACCCCGCCGTCGAGCACAAGACCCGCGGCAACGCCGCGCTGGCGGTCCACTGTGACGTGGCCGCCGATCGCGCACTCGATCTCGGGGCCGACGCACTCGCCATGGCGGCCGACGATCCCCGGACGAACCCCGGACTGGTCGTCGCGGACTGTGATCCGGCGGCCGTCCCCGAGGCCGCCGCCGACCACGCCGAGGCTGCCGTCCACGAGCTACTCGACGTCGAGACGGCCCGCCGACGGATCGCCGACGCCGGCTTCGAGTCGACGGCCGTCGGCAACGGTCGCGGTCTGATCGGCGCGCTCGCCGCGGTCGGTGCCTGGCGGGCCTTCGAGGACTGGACGTACGAGCACATCGCCTACCGCGAGCGCGACCGCTGGGGAACCGAGCGCTCCGTCGACGCCGACTCCGTCTTCGCCGCCGCCGACCGCCACTACCCGACGGTCTGGGACACCGTCGATCACGCGTCGGGATATCCGGTCTGTGTCCCCCGGACGCCGTGTCCGATCCTCTACGGCATCCGCGGCGACGATCCAGAGGCCTGTCGCAGCGTCGCAGGAGCGATCGACGGCGAACCCGTCGCCCGGACGCGGACCTTCGTGACGAATCAGGGGACCGACGCTCACCTCCGGTCGGCCCCGCTGGACGCGCTGACCGACGGCAGTGCCTACCGGACTGACGGGACCGTGGTCGAGCCACCGGAAACGCGGGAAGGGGGTCACGTCTTCCTCACACTGGCCGACGGAGACGCGACGATCGAGTGTGCCGCCTTCGAGCCGACCAAGCGCTTCCGGGACCGGGTCCGGGCGCTCCACTCCGGCGACGTGCTGACGGTCTGTGGCGAGGTCGGCGACGGCACGCTCAAACTGGAGAAGTTCGCGCTGCGTGATCCCGTCCAGACGGAACTGGTGACACCGGAGTGTCCGGCGTGCGGCCGATCGATGAGCAGCGCCGGGCGCGATCAGGGCTACCGCTGTCGAGACTGTGACACCCACCGCGACGGCAAGGTCGAGCGCTCGCTGGCCCGAGCGATCGAGCCCGGCTGGTACGAGGTCCCGCCGGTGGCGCGGCGTCACGTCGCCAAGCCCCTCGTCCGGGGCGGCTTCGACGGCCCGTGCCACCCCGAGCGGTGA